The following proteins are co-located in the Thermus thermophilus HB8 genome:
- the mce gene encoding methylmalonyl-CoA epimerase, which translates to MRLHHVGIAVEDLEEAKARYQSLGFRVVAEGEVAHQGVRVALLRGEGEALLELLSPLGPETPVGRFLAKRGPGLHHLAFATSRIEEDLARLKAEGAKLIDEAPRPGFGGHRVAFLHPSFGLGVLWELVEA; encoded by the coding sequence ATGCGGCTCCACCACGTGGGCATCGCCGTGGAGGACCTGGAGGAGGCCAAGGCCCGCTACCAAAGCCTGGGCTTCCGGGTGGTGGCGGAAGGGGAGGTGGCCCACCAGGGGGTGCGGGTGGCCCTGCTTAGGGGGGAAGGGGAGGCCCTCCTCGAGCTCCTCTCCCCCCTTGGCCCCGAGACCCCGGTGGGGCGGTTCCTGGCCAAAAGGGGCCCCGGCCTCCACCACCTGGCCTTCGCCACTTCCCGGATAGAGGAGGACCTGGCCCGGCTCAAAGCGGAAGGGGCGAAGCTTATTGACGAAGCCCCGAGGCCCGGCTTCGGCGGCCACCGGGTGGCCTTCCTCCACCCAAGCTTTGGCCTGGGGGTCCTTTGGGAACTGGTGGAGGCGTAG
- a CDS encoding bifunctional 3-deoxy-7-phosphoheptulonate synthase/chorismate mutase, whose protein sequence is MDERIQALRKEVDRVNREILRLLSERGRLVQEIGRLQTELGLPHYDPKREEEMLAYLTAENPGPFPDETIRKLFKEIFKASLDLEERQDQKKFLYSKRHKPEPTRVRVKDVVFGEKPLLIAGPCSIESEEQIMATARFLAARGVRVLRGGAFKPRTSPYGFQGLGVEGLKLGRKAADAFGMVFVTEVMDTRDVEVVAEYADILQIGARNMQNFALLKEVGKARRPVLLKRGLSATMEEWFYAAEYILAQGNEQVILAERGIRTFERWTRNTLDLSAVALAKQETHLPVVVDVTHAAGRTDLLAPLARAALAVGADGVHVEVHPNPKVALSDNQQQMDFAQFDRFLEAIRDLLQAP, encoded by the coding sequence ATGGACGAGCGCATCCAGGCCCTCCGCAAAGAGGTGGACCGGGTGAACCGGGAGATCCTGCGCCTCCTCTCCGAGCGCGGGAGGCTCGTGCAGGAGATCGGCCGCCTCCAGACGGAGCTCGGCCTTCCCCACTACGACCCCAAGCGGGAAGAGGAGATGCTCGCCTACCTCACCGCCGAAAACCCCGGGCCCTTCCCCGACGAGACCATAAGGAAGCTCTTCAAGGAGATCTTCAAGGCGAGCCTGGACCTCGAGGAGCGCCAGGACCAGAAGAAGTTCCTCTACTCCAAGAGGCATAAGCCCGAGCCCACGAGGGTGCGGGTCAAGGACGTGGTCTTCGGGGAGAAGCCCCTCCTCATCGCCGGGCCCTGCTCCATTGAGAGCGAGGAGCAGATCATGGCGACGGCCCGCTTCCTGGCGGCGCGGGGGGTGAGGGTCCTAAGGGGCGGGGCCTTCAAGCCCAGGACGAGCCCCTACGGCTTCCAGGGCCTCGGGGTGGAGGGGCTTAAACTTGGCCGCAAGGCGGCGGACGCCTTCGGCATGGTCTTCGTCACCGAGGTCATGGACACCCGGGACGTGGAGGTGGTGGCGGAGTACGCCGACATCCTCCAGATCGGGGCCCGGAACATGCAGAACTTCGCCCTCCTCAAGGAGGTGGGGAAGGCCCGGCGCCCCGTCCTCTTAAAGCGGGGGCTTTCCGCCACCATGGAGGAGTGGTTCTACGCCGCCGAGTACATCCTCGCCCAGGGGAACGAGCAGGTGATCCTGGCGGAGAGGGGGATCCGCACCTTTGAGCGCTGGACGCGCAACACCCTGGACCTCTCCGCCGTGGCCCTGGCCAAGCAGGAGACCCACCTCCCCGTGGTCGTGGACGTGACCCACGCCGCCGGGCGCACGGACCTTCTCGCCCCCCTGGCCCGCGCCGCCTTGGCCGTGGGGGCGGACGGGGTGCACGTGGAGGTCCACCCCAACCCCAAGGTGGCCCTCTCCGACAACCAGCAGCAGATGGACTTCGCCCAGTTTGACCGCTTCCTGGAGGCCATTAGGGACCTCCTCCAGGCCCCTTAG
- a CDS encoding glutaredoxin family protein, translating to MLSAMELVFVTREGCGLCEKAERALWALGVPYVRRDVDRDPELFARYTFRVPVLLWGEEVLLEGAFGERELVEVAARLGGGTWTR from the coding sequence ATGCTTTCCGCCATGGAGCTGGTCTTCGTCACCCGGGAAGGGTGCGGGCTTTGCGAGAAGGCGGAGAGGGCTTTGTGGGCCCTGGGGGTTCCCTACGTGCGGCGGGACGTGGACCGCGATCCGGAGCTCTTCGCCCGGTACACCTTCCGCGTCCCGGTGCTCCTTTGGGGAGAGGAGGTGCTCCTCGAGGGGGCCTTTGGCGAGCGGGAGCTTGTGGAGGTTGCGGCGCGCCTGGGGGGTGGAACGTGGACCCGGTGA
- the glmU gene encoding bifunctional UDP-N-acetylglucosamine diphosphorylase/glucosamine-1-phosphate N-acetyltransferase GlmU yields the protein MHAHVILAAGQGTRMRSRLPKVLHPLLGKPMLLYALEAALALKPERLVVVVGHGGEKVVEALEGYPVEVAWQKEQLGTAHALLQAEGLLRDFPGPFLVTQGDTPLLSPRTLEALLRRVREGAGMALLTAELPDPTGYGRILREGEEVLGNVEEKDAPPEVRAIREVNAGAYAFDGFLFQALKEVRNENAAREYYLPDLIAIYRAHGRRVLAVRGVAEEALGVNTREELARVEGVLLRRLRAEWMGKGVRMILPETIYLEPSVELAPDVTLWPGAVLKGKTRIGEGCEVGPYAVLEDTVLEPGAKVLAHTVAQGAHLHPGASAGPFARLRPGAVLMEEVHVGNFVEVKNSLLHKGVKAGHLAYLGDAEVGEGTNIGAGVITANYDGKRKHKTEIGKKAFIGSNSVLVAPVRVGDRALVGAGSVITQDVPEGALAVARERQKNLEGYALRKLGEG from the coding sequence ATGCACGCCCACGTGATCCTGGCCGCGGGGCAGGGGACCAGGATGCGGTCCCGCCTGCCCAAGGTGCTCCACCCCCTTTTGGGGAAGCCCATGCTCCTTTACGCCCTCGAGGCCGCCTTAGCCCTCAAGCCGGAAAGGCTCGTGGTGGTGGTGGGCCACGGGGGGGAGAAGGTGGTGGAGGCCCTGGAGGGCTACCCCGTGGAGGTGGCGTGGCAAAAGGAGCAGCTCGGGACCGCCCACGCCCTCCTCCAGGCGGAAGGCCTCCTCCGGGACTTCCCCGGGCCCTTCCTCGTGACCCAGGGGGACACCCCCCTCCTTTCCCCGAGGACCCTGGAGGCCCTTCTCCGGAGGGTGCGGGAGGGGGCGGGGATGGCCCTCCTCACCGCGGAGCTCCCTGACCCCACGGGCTACGGCCGGATCCTCCGCGAGGGGGAGGAGGTCTTGGGGAACGTGGAGGAGAAGGACGCGCCTCCTGAGGTCCGGGCCATCCGGGAGGTGAACGCCGGGGCCTACGCCTTTGACGGCTTCCTCTTCCAGGCCCTCAAAGAGGTGAGGAACGAAAACGCCGCCCGGGAGTACTACCTCCCGGACCTTATCGCCATCTACCGCGCCCACGGCAGGCGGGTCTTGGCCGTGCGGGGCGTGGCGGAGGAGGCCTTGGGCGTGAACACCCGCGAGGAGCTCGCCCGGGTGGAGGGGGTGCTTCTTAGGAGGCTTCGCGCCGAGTGGATGGGGAAGGGGGTGCGGATGATCCTCCCCGAGACCATCTACCTGGAGCCCTCGGTGGAGCTCGCCCCCGACGTTACCCTCTGGCCCGGGGCGGTCCTCAAGGGAAAGACCCGGATCGGCGAGGGGTGCGAGGTGGGGCCTTACGCCGTCCTCGAGGACACGGTGCTGGAACCCGGGGCCAAGGTCCTCGCCCACACCGTGGCCCAGGGGGCCCACCTCCACCCCGGGGCCTCCGCCGGGCCCTTCGCCAGGCTCCGCCCGGGGGCGGTCCTCATGGAGGAGGTCCACGTGGGGAACTTCGTGGAGGTGAAGAACAGCCTCCTCCACAAGGGGGTGAAGGCGGGCCACCTCGCCTACCTCGGGGACGCCGAGGTGGGGGAGGGGACCAACATCGGCGCCGGGGTCATCACCGCGAACTACGACGGCAAGCGGAAGCACAAGACCGAGATCGGCAAGAAGGCCTTCATCGGCTCCAACAGCGTCCTCGTGGCCCCGGTGCGGGTGGGGGACCGCGCCCTGGTGGGGGCGGGGAGCGTCATCACCCAGGACGTGCCCGAGGGCGCCTTGGCCGTGGCCCGGGAGAGGCAGAAGAACCTCGAGGGGTACGCCCTCAGGAAGCTCGGGGAAGGGTAG
- a CDS encoding 4Fe-4S dicluster domain-containing protein, translated as MGFLDGLLNAFLKATDPRPRYTEARCLLYKNSVGGCDKCYGVCPKGAVRLEGWRVELDEVLCTGCGLCTGVCPGIALEYPLGAIQEALIRGKGKLRCSKAEGKGEEVLCLGRLTPGLLAEAGSRFGKVVLARGDCEACRIGGPEVPERLARMAEEARRYFPVEVEVVEGELPGERVGRRELFQALLGSAKRTAADLVPELPLPALEEEREGELPAELRLRRLAASRAPEVRWPRIRVEEGCTLCPVCTNVCPTEAVRRVREGEEYVLYLQVAACTGCGACVESCPPQVIRLEEAPKEEVGKELLLFRGKPPWYDL; from the coding sequence ATGGGCTTTCTGGACGGTCTCCTCAACGCCTTCCTCAAGGCCACGGACCCGAGGCCCCGTTACACCGAGGCCCGCTGCCTCCTCTACAAGAACAGCGTGGGGGGGTGCGACAAGTGCTATGGGGTCTGCCCCAAGGGGGCGGTGCGCCTCGAGGGGTGGCGGGTGGAGCTGGACGAGGTCTTGTGCACGGGGTGCGGCCTCTGCACCGGGGTCTGCCCCGGGATCGCCCTGGAGTACCCCCTCGGGGCCATCCAGGAGGCCCTGATCCGGGGAAAGGGGAAGCTTAGGTGCTCCAAGGCCGAGGGGAAGGGCGAGGAGGTGTTGTGCCTGGGCCGCCTCACCCCGGGGCTATTGGCCGAGGCGGGAAGCCGCTTCGGCAAGGTGGTCCTCGCCCGGGGGGACTGCGAAGCCTGCCGGATCGGGGGGCCGGAGGTCCCTGAGCGCCTCGCGCGCATGGCCGAGGAGGCGAGGCGCTACTTCCCCGTGGAGGTGGAGGTGGTGGAGGGGGAGCTTCCCGGGGAAAGGGTGGGCAGGCGGGAGCTCTTCCAGGCCCTTCTGGGAAGCGCCAAGCGCACCGCCGCCGACCTCGTCCCCGAGCTTCCCCTGCCCGCTTTGGAGGAGGAGAGGGAAGGGGAGCTTCCCGCCGAGCTCCGCCTTAGGCGCCTCGCCGCAAGCCGCGCCCCGGAGGTCCGCTGGCCCCGGATCCGGGTGGAGGAGGGGTGCACCCTCTGCCCCGTCTGCACCAACGTCTGCCCCACGGAGGCGGTGCGGCGGGTGCGGGAGGGGGAGGAGTACGTCCTCTACCTCCAGGTGGCGGCCTGCACGGGGTGCGGGGCCTGCGTGGAGAGCTGCCCGCCCCAGGTGATCCGGCTGGAGGAGGCCCCTAAAGAGGAGGTGGGGAAGGAGCTTTTGCTCTTCCGGGGCAAGCCCCCCTGGTACGACCTTTGA
- the tatC gene encoding twin-arginine translocase subunit TatC, whose protein sequence is MKEAPLVEHLEELRARILWSLLAWAVGTGVAWTFRVQLLEWLKRPLDLAAKAHGIQVNLIVLDITEPFLVSLKVAAFGGLVLALPFIVYQVWAFIAPGLYEHEKRLAVPFLLGAGFSFALGALFAYYAFLPFAVPFLLGFLGDVVTPQISIGRYMGQILMMLTVMGVVFEMPVVSYLLARLGILTSSFLARNWRIAVVLLLTLAAVITPTVDVVSLFIVSGPLLVLYWVSVLVARLAERQRPQEAA, encoded by the coding sequence TTGAAGGAAGCCCCCCTGGTAGAGCACCTCGAGGAGCTCCGCGCCCGGATCCTCTGGTCCCTCCTCGCCTGGGCGGTGGGGACGGGCGTGGCCTGGACCTTCAGGGTCCAGCTTCTGGAGTGGTTGAAGAGGCCCTTGGACCTCGCGGCCAAGGCCCACGGCATCCAGGTCAACCTCATCGTCCTGGACATCACCGAGCCCTTCCTCGTCTCCCTGAAGGTGGCCGCCTTCGGGGGGCTTGTGCTCGCCCTTCCCTTCATCGTCTACCAGGTCTGGGCCTTCATCGCCCCGGGGCTCTATGAGCACGAGAAGCGCCTGGCCGTGCCCTTCCTCCTGGGGGCGGGGTTCAGCTTCGCCCTGGGGGCGCTCTTCGCCTACTACGCCTTCCTGCCCTTCGCCGTCCCCTTCCTCCTGGGCTTCCTAGGGGACGTGGTCACCCCCCAGATCTCCATCGGCCGCTACATGGGCCAGATCCTCATGATGCTCACCGTCATGGGGGTGGTCTTTGAGATGCCGGTGGTGAGCTACCTCCTCGCCCGCCTGGGGATCCTCACCTCCTCCTTCCTCGCCCGCAACTGGCGCATCGCCGTCGTCCTCCTCCTCACCCTGGCCGCGGTCATCACCCCCACGGTGGACGTGGTCTCCCTCTTCATCGTGAGCGGCCCCCTCCTCGTCCTCTACTGGGTCTCCGTCCTGGTGGCCCGCCTCGCGGAAAGGCAGAGGCCCCAGGAGGCCGCTTGA
- a CDS encoding SDR family NAD(P)-dependent oxidoreductase: protein MLQGKAFLITGAGGALSRALIPAFHQAGARLFLSDPRPERMAERAQAVGAKTFVADLTRLEEALALARFVEEEAPLYGVVHTVGGFAAGRFLDTDPGLYDWMLDLNLRTTFNLLKAVLPYMAKRGEGFFAAFAAGPAWTGAGPGRALYTAAKTALASLLRSLQGEVEGVRFLVVYPMGTLDTEANRKAMPEADFSRWIAPELVAKVVVEAAGAKGGRLLELPIYPPL from the coding sequence ATGCTCCAAGGGAAGGCCTTTCTCATCACCGGGGCCGGAGGGGCCCTAAGCCGGGCCCTCATCCCCGCCTTCCACCAGGCGGGGGCCAGGCTCTTCCTCTCCGACCCCAGGCCCGAGCGCATGGCGGAACGGGCCCAGGCCGTGGGGGCCAAGACCTTCGTCGCCGACCTCACCCGGCTGGAGGAAGCCCTGGCCCTGGCCCGGTTCGTGGAGGAGGAGGCCCCCCTCTACGGGGTGGTCCACACCGTGGGCGGCTTCGCCGCCGGGCGGTTTTTGGACACCGACCCGGGGCTTTACGACTGGATGCTGGACCTGAACCTCCGCACCACCTTCAACCTCCTCAAGGCCGTCCTGCCTTACATGGCCAAGCGGGGGGAGGGCTTCTTCGCCGCCTTCGCCGCCGGCCCCGCCTGGACGGGGGCGGGCCCGGGAAGGGCCCTCTACACCGCGGCCAAAACCGCCCTGGCGAGCCTCTTGAGGTCCTTGCAGGGGGAGGTGGAGGGGGTGCGCTTCCTCGTGGTCTACCCCATGGGCACCCTGGACACGGAGGCCAACCGCAAGGCCATGCCCGAGGCGGACTTCTCCCGCTGGATCGCCCCCGAGCTCGTGGCCAAGGTGGTGGTGGAGGCGGCGGGGGCTAAGGGCGGGAGGCTTCTGGAGCTTCCCATCTACCCGCCCCTCTAG
- a CDS encoding Sec-independent protein translocase subunit TatA/TatB yields MNLGMPEILVILLVALLIFGPRKLPELGRSLGQSIREFKRGAQEIREELEKSIEVKDEPKPAAVQEAKEEPKA; encoded by the coding sequence ATGAACCTCGGCATGCCGGAGATCCTCGTCATCCTCCTCGTCGCCCTCCTCATCTTCGGGCCCAGGAAGCTCCCCGAGCTCGGCCGCTCCCTGGGGCAGAGCATCCGCGAGTTCAAGCGGGGGGCCCAGGAGATCCGGGAGGAGCTGGAGAAGAGCATTGAGGTGAAGGACGAGCCCAAGCCCGCGGCCGTTCAGGAGGCCAAGGAGGAGCCCAAGGCTTGA
- the lgt gene encoding prolipoprotein diacylglyceryl transferase, with protein MVQIGPLAIRWYGVLLTLAIFLGYELARRRLRAWGWDLEPFERVVFWAVVFGVVGARLGYVLTSPGYFLENPLEALYIWHGGLSFHGAILGGGLTFYYFHRRRGYPLWPYLDAATPGVALGIVAGRIGNLMNGSDTAGRLTTLPIGFTWPEWARGFPGVCPGIDDISEVYRCAELLRGPVHLTQVYGAVVGLILLFLSLYWLRKRPFYGYAFWQFVLWYSVLRSVLEEPFRLNPLWLPVYRNDELGIGLFTATQVVSLPLVLLSLYMLRRLGKGEASRR; from the coding sequence ATGGTGCAGATCGGCCCCCTCGCCATCCGCTGGTACGGGGTCCTCCTCACCCTGGCCATCTTTTTGGGCTACGAGCTCGCCCGGCGCCGGTTAAGGGCCTGGGGATGGGACCTCGAGCCCTTTGAGCGCGTGGTCTTCTGGGCCGTGGTCTTTGGGGTGGTGGGGGCCCGGCTCGGGTACGTCCTCACCTCCCCCGGCTACTTCCTGGAGAACCCCCTCGAGGCCCTCTACATCTGGCACGGGGGCCTCTCCTTCCACGGGGCCATCCTGGGGGGGGGCCTCACCTTCTACTACTTCCACCGGAGGCGGGGCTACCCCTTGTGGCCTTACCTGGACGCCGCCACCCCGGGGGTGGCCTTGGGGATCGTCGCCGGGAGGATCGGCAACCTCATGAACGGCTCCGACACCGCAGGCCGCCTCACCACCTTGCCCATCGGCTTCACCTGGCCAGAGTGGGCCAGGGGCTTTCCCGGGGTCTGCCCCGGCATTGACGACATCTCCGAGGTCTACCGGTGCGCCGAGCTCCTCCGGGGCCCCGTGCACCTCACCCAGGTCTACGGGGCCGTGGTGGGGCTCATCCTCCTCTTCCTCTCCCTCTACTGGCTTAGGAAGCGGCCCTTCTACGGCTACGCCTTCTGGCAGTTCGTCCTCTGGTACAGCGTCCTCCGCTCCGTGCTGGAAGAGCCTTTCCGCCTGAACCCCTTGTGGCTTCCCGTCTACCGCAACGACGAGCTCGGCATCGGCCTCTTCACCGCCACCCAGGTGGTGAGCCTGCCCCTCGTCCTCCTCTCCCTTTACATGCTGCGCCGGCTGGGCAAGGGGGAGGCGTCTCGGCGCTAA
- a CDS encoding DUF456 domain-containing protein, producing MDAFADWFFVAFWVLGVLLTLLPFVPATLVILFGALVHELLVGFRELSLGTWLGLGALALLAMLLDNVAALVGARRYGAGRAGLWGAFLGGVLGLFFGVVGVLVLPFLLAWLFEYLSGRRPEEALRAAWGTLVGLMGGVVAKVLVHLAMGVLVLRAIF from the coding sequence GTGGACGCCTTCGCCGACTGGTTCTTCGTGGCCTTTTGGGTCCTCGGGGTCCTCCTCACCCTCCTTCCCTTCGTCCCCGCCACCTTGGTGATCCTCTTCGGGGCCCTGGTGCACGAGCTTCTCGTGGGCTTCCGGGAGCTTTCCCTGGGGACGTGGCTTGGGCTTGGGGCCCTGGCCCTCCTCGCCATGCTTTTGGACAACGTGGCCGCCCTGGTGGGGGCCAGGCGCTACGGGGCGGGACGGGCGGGGCTTTGGGGGGCCTTTTTGGGGGGCGTTTTGGGGCTCTTCTTCGGGGTGGTGGGGGTCTTGGTCCTCCCTTTCCTCCTCGCTTGGCTCTTTGAGTACCTCTCGGGAAGGCGGCCGGAGGAGGCGCTGCGGGCGGCCTGGGGGACCCTGGTGGGGCTTATGGGCGGGGTGGTGGCCAAGGTCCTCGTCCACCTGGCCATGGGGGTTCTGGTCCTCAGGGCCATCTTTTGA
- a CDS encoding VanZ family protein produces MRPFYALLALLWMGVLWWLSERPFPGAGLPHPWDKLAHFLAYALLGALWRRGLGRFLPAFLLAALYGVVDEWHQSLVPGREAFGLDLVADFLGAYVGARGAGRWEAPEASRP; encoded by the coding sequence GTGCGCCCCTTCTACGCCCTCCTCGCCCTCCTGTGGATGGGGGTGCTCTGGTGGCTTTCCGAAAGGCCTTTCCCGGGCGCCGGGCTTCCCCATCCTTGGGACAAGCTCGCCCACTTCCTCGCCTACGCCCTCCTCGGGGCCCTTTGGCGGCGGGGCCTTGGGCGGTTCCTCCCCGCCTTCCTCCTCGCCGCCCTCTACGGGGTGGTGGACGAATGGCACCAGAGCCTCGTCCCGGGGCGGGAGGCCTTCGGCCTGGACCTCGTGGCGGACTTCCTCGGGGCCTACGTGGGGGCTAGAGGGGCGGGTAGATGGGAAGCTCCAGAAGCCTCCCGCCCTTAG